One window of the Anopheles cruzii chromosome 2, idAnoCruzAS_RS32_06, whole genome shotgun sequence genome contains the following:
- the LOC128279171 gene encoding uncharacterized protein DDB_G0288805 produces MLQSSLGQAQRFKKRERTQNWAYEEKHFLLELCRKDMHIIENKRLDSALTTLKNRAWKIIHQQFAIAFGTDRNCNRLKEQWRRMKACTRAEMLDYQQRIQRFGQDVADRKKPSQFTFEIWEFMQEAKKVCKNELMDDVDYSKIKLSLEENLPQGVSLKDCSDENDDESSSMWEKTSQNICEVQIKEDSQDELEDYEKGSSAKYPRLRGFSNASTPFGPVTSAVEATAHSRFNELLASSFASRLASEHHLNNNNNSGNSGGHCNNNNNNNSTGSGNKLLVDAGLDLYNRTAFGSESSLVDLGTSGPANLSQLDLSNTLEALNLLKTRFNRISQLGQWKNAFQEAQNLSTSSNNNIPPPSDSPTGSGHNHHAVAAGSGPELVNGGLPMRGVSPPIPPTTAAGAAARSLSRCIEVEQQQHQQSEHDLRMEILRTDLATAKINKETAELNRQLVLQKLRRVHTTGIGSRGGAPAEEDGVDGGEDGGSSTNNISNPSTADCRLVRSPTSLASVSVVPSPSPPLALRVVKSEEH; encoded by the exons ATGCTTCAGAGCAGTTTAGGACAGGCACAGCGCTTCAAGAAGCGCGAACGAACGCAGAACTGGGCGTACGAGGAGAAGCACTTTCTGCTGGAGCTGTGCCGCAAGGACATGCACATCATCGAGAACAAGCGGCTCGACAGTGCGCTGACCACGCTGAAGAACCGCGCGTGGAAGATCATCCACCAGCagttcgcgatcgcgttcggcACCGACCGGAACTGTAACCGGTTAAAGGAGCAGTGGCGCCGGATGAAAGCGTGCACCCGAGCTGAGATGCTCGACTACCAGCAGCGGATACAGCGGTTCGGGCAGGACGTGGCTGACCGGAAGAAACCCAGCCAGTTCACGTTCGAAATCTGGGAGTTTATGCAGGAGGCGAAAAAGGTTTGCAAGAACGAGCTGATGGACGACGTGGACTACTCTAAGATCAAACTGTCGCTCGAGGAGAACCTCCCGCAGGGTGTGTCGCTCAAGGACTGCAGCGAcgagaacgacgacgaaagttCCTCGATGTG GGAGAAAACGTCGCAGAACATCTGCGAGGTCCAGATCAAGGAGGACTCGCAGGACGAGCTAGAGGACTACGAGAAGGGTTCGTCCGCCAAGTACCCGCGGCTGCGGGGCTTCTCGAACGCGTCCACCCCCTTCGGACCGGTGACGTCGGCGGTGGAAGCGACGGCCCATAGTCGGTTCAACGAGCTGCTGGCGTCCAGCTTCGCCAGTCGGCTAGCCAGTGAGCATcacctcaacaacaacaacaacagtggcaACAGTGGCGGCCATtgtaataacaacaacaacaacaatagcacGGGAAGCGGCAAcaagctgctggtggacgCCGGGCTGGATCTGTACAACCGGACGGCATTCGGCAGCGAATCGAGCCTGGTCGATCTGGGAACTTCCGGGCCCGCGAACCTGTCCCAGCTCGACCTCAGCAACACGCTGGAGGCGCTCAACTTGCTCAAAACGCGGTTCAACCGCATCAGCCAGCTCGGTCAGTGGAAGAACGCCTTTCAGGAGGCACAAAACCTGAGCACcagtagcaacaacaacatcccgCCGCCGTCCGACTCACCGACTGGCAGTGGCCACAACCACCACGCAGTGgcggccggaagtgggccGGAGCTCGTCAATGGTGGTCTGCCTATGCGGGGTGTATCGCCGCCGATCCCACCGACGaccgctgctggcgctgctgcccGCAGCCTTTCACGCTGCATCGAAgtcgaacagcagcaacaccaacagtCCGAGCACGATCTGCGGATGGAAATACTAAGAACTGATCTCGCGACAGCTAAAATCAACAAAGAAACGGCCGAACTGAACCGGCAACTGGTGCTGCAGAAACTACGCCGGGTGCATACCACCGGTATCGGCAGCCGAGGAGGAGCGCCAGCGGAGGAAGATGGTGTCGATGGCGGGGaagacggcggcagcagcaccaacaatATTTCCAACCCGTCCACGGCCGACTGTAGACTGGTCCGGTCGCCCACGTCGCTAgcctcggtgtcggtggttcCGTCCCCATCCCCACCGCTAGCGCTAAGAGTAGTCAAAAGCGAAGAACACTAA